A genome region from Pseudomonadota bacterium includes the following:
- a CDS encoding NAD+ synthase: MTDKIGIALAQINPVVGDIEGNLAKLRWARLEAAWLGADLVVPGELAVSGYPPEDLVLKPAFLAAVVDAVEGLAADTADGGPAVLATAPWPHEGKTRNAALLLDGGKIVSTRFKHDLPNYGVFDEKRVFAPGPMPGPMVCRGVRLGVMICEDMWTPDAAETLEESGAEILIVPNGSPFELDKLDTRHGLGVARVAETGLPLVYVNQIGGQDEVVFDGASFVLAADGSTPVQLPAWQETVSLTLWRRGAAGWRCEPGLQVPPSAGLEAIYQAMMLGLRDYVRKNRFPGVILGLSGGIDSALTAAVAADALGPSQVHCVMMPSPYTSSESLEDAAEVARLLSVRLDTVPIEPAMQAFARMLAPSFDSLPADITEENLQSRARGITLMALSNKFGPMVLSTGNKSEMSVGYATLYGDMCGGYAVLKDIYKMTVFQLARWRNQLWPAGALGPAGRVMPERVITKPPSAELKPNQTDQDTLPAYEVLDDILSGLIEREEDVAAIVARGHDEATVRRVWRMLDRAEYKRRQAPPGVKITSRAFGRDRRYPITNAFQR, encoded by the coding sequence ATGACCGACAAAATCGGCATTGCGCTCGCCCAGATCAACCCGGTCGTGGGCGACATAGAAGGCAACCTCGCCAAGCTCCGCTGGGCCAGGCTGGAGGCCGCCTGGCTCGGCGCCGATCTGGTGGTGCCGGGCGAGCTCGCGGTTTCCGGCTATCCGCCCGAGGATCTGGTGCTGAAGCCGGCCTTCCTTGCCGCCGTGGTGGACGCGGTCGAGGGCCTCGCCGCCGATACCGCCGATGGCGGCCCTGCCGTGCTGGCGACGGCACCCTGGCCCCACGAGGGCAAGACCCGCAATGCCGCCCTCTTGCTGGATGGCGGCAAGATCGTCTCCACGCGCTTCAAGCACGATCTGCCGAACTACGGCGTGTTCGACGAGAAGCGCGTCTTCGCGCCCGGGCCGATGCCGGGCCCGATGGTCTGCCGCGGCGTGCGCCTGGGCGTGATGATCTGCGAAGATATGTGGACGCCGGATGCGGCGGAGACCCTGGAGGAATCCGGCGCCGAGATCCTGATCGTGCCCAACGGCTCGCCCTTCGAGCTGGACAAGCTCGACACCCGCCACGGTCTGGGCGTGGCACGCGTGGCGGAGACCGGGCTGCCTCTCGTCTATGTCAACCAGATCGGCGGCCAGGACGAGGTGGTCTTCGACGGCGCCTCCTTCGTGCTCGCCGCCGACGGCAGCACTCCCGTGCAGCTTCCGGCGTGGCAGGAGACGGTGTCTTTGACGCTCTGGCGGCGGGGCGCTGCGGGCTGGCGCTGCGAGCCGGGCCTGCAGGTACCGCCTTCCGCCGGGCTCGAGGCGATCTATCAGGCGATGATGCTGGGCTTGCGCGACTATGTCCGCAAGAACCGGTTTCCCGGCGTCATCCTCGGGCTGTCCGGCGGCATCGATTCCGCCTTGACCGCGGCGGTCGCCGCCGACGCGCTGGGCCCGAGTCAGGTCCACTGCGTGATGATGCCGTCGCCCTATACCAGCTCCGAGTCGCTCGAGGATGCGGCCGAAGTCGCCCGGCTCTTGAGCGTCCGTCTCGATACCGTTCCGATCGAGCCGGCGATGCAGGCCTTCGCCCGGATGCTGGCGCCCAGCTTCGACTCGCTGCCGGCGGACATCACGGAAGAGAACCTGCAGAGCCGGGCGCGCGGCATCACCTTGATGGCGCTCTCCAACAAATTCGGCCCGATGGTGCTCTCGACCGGCAACAAGTCGGAGATGTCGGTCGGCTATGCCACGCTCTATGGCGACATGTGCGGCGGCTATGCAGTGCTCAAGGACATCTACAAGATGACCGTCTTCCAGCTCGCCCGCTGGCGCAACCAGCTCTGGCCCGCTGGCGCGCTCGGCCCCGCCGGCCGGGTCATGCCCGAGCGCGTCATCACCAAGCCGCCTTCGGCCGAGCTCAAGCCCAACCAGACCGACCAGGACACGCTGCCGGCCTATGAAGTGCTGGACGACATCCTGAGCGGGCTCATCGAGCGCGAGGAGGACGTGGCCGCCATCGTCGCCCGCGGCCATGACGAGGCGACCGTGCGCCGGGTGTGGCGCATGCTGGACCGCGCCGAATACAAGCGGCGCCAGGCGCCGCCCGGCGTGAAGATCACGTCGCGCGCCTTCGGCCGCGACCGCCGCTACCCCATCACCAACGCGTTTCAGAGATAG
- a CDS encoding glutamate--tRNA ligase: MSVLVRIAPSPTGRLHIGNSRTALVNWLFARRQGGRFLLRLDDTDMERSTAEFALSIEEDMRWLGLDWDLFARQSDRMGRYAEAEARLKAMGRLYPCYESPEELALRRKVQLAAGKPPIYDRAGLSLTEADCARFEAEGRRPHWRFKLEHGPIAWTDLVRGAVVFDGAKLGDPVLVRADGRPIYGLASVVDDIDFKVSHIIRGEDHVDNTAVHIQLFRALAAPVPEFAHLPLIADTEGGKLSKRIGSLGVAELRRDGIEPMALNSLLAHLGTSDAIEPHGSLEALAQHFDLGHFARSTPRFDPHELEQLNHRLIQTMPFHAVADRLNRSGIDADERFWLAVKPNLTRIADAASWWQVCRGAVAPAIADPGFTETARSLLPPEPWDEATWGRWTDEVKAATARKGKALFLPLRLALTGRDHGPELRNLLPLIGRARAEARLGGKTA, from the coding sequence ATGTCCGTGCTCGTCCGGATCGCGCCGAGTCCCACGGGTCGGCTGCATATCGGCAACAGCCGGACGGCGCTGGTGAACTGGCTGTTCGCGCGCCGCCAGGGCGGGCGCTTCCTGCTCCGCCTCGATGACACCGACATGGAGCGCTCGACCGCGGAGTTCGCGCTCAGCATCGAGGAGGATATGCGCTGGCTCGGTCTCGATTGGGACCTGTTCGCGCGCCAATCCGATCGCATGGGACGCTACGCCGAGGCCGAGGCGCGCCTGAAGGCCATGGGCCGGCTCTATCCCTGCTACGAGAGCCCGGAGGAGTTGGCGCTCCGCCGCAAGGTGCAGCTCGCCGCAGGTAAGCCGCCGATCTACGATCGCGCCGGGCTCAGCTTGACCGAGGCCGATTGCGCGCGCTTCGAGGCCGAAGGAAGGCGGCCGCATTGGCGCTTCAAGCTCGAGCATGGGCCGATCGCCTGGACCGACCTCGTTAGGGGCGCGGTGGTCTTCGACGGCGCCAAGCTCGGCGACCCGGTCCTGGTGCGCGCCGACGGGCGGCCGATCTATGGGCTGGCCAGCGTGGTCGACGACATCGACTTCAAGGTGAGCCACATCATTCGCGGCGAGGATCATGTCGACAACACCGCGGTGCATATCCAGCTCTTTCGGGCGCTGGCGGCTCCGGTGCCGGAATTCGCCCATCTGCCGCTGATCGCCGATACCGAGGGCGGCAAGCTGTCGAAGCGCATCGGCAGCCTCGGCGTGGCGGAGCTGCGCCGGGACGGCATCGAGCCGATGGCGCTCAACAGCCTCTTGGCCCATCTCGGCACCTCCGATGCGATCGAGCCCCATGGCTCGCTGGAGGCGCTCGCCCAGCACTTCGATCTCGGCCATTTCGCCCGTTCGACGCCGCGCTTCGATCCCCATGAGCTGGAACAGCTCAATCACCGGCTGATCCAGACGATGCCGTTTCATGCCGTCGCCGACCGGCTGAATCGGTCGGGCATCGACGCCGATGAGCGGTTCTGGCTGGCGGTCAAGCCGAACCTGACGCGCATCGCCGATGCGGCTTCCTGGTGGCAGGTGTGCCGTGGCGCGGTGGCGCCGGCGATCGCCGATCCCGGCTTCACCGAGACGGCGCGCAGCTTGCTGCCGCCCGAGCCTTGGGACGAGGCGACCTGGGGACGCTGGACCGATGAGGTGAAGGCGGCCACAGCGCGCAAGGGCAAGGCGTTGTTCCTGCCCTTGCGGCTGGCGCTCACCGGCCGCGACCATGGACCGGAATTGCGCAATCTGCTACCCCTCATCGGCCGCGCCCGGGCCGAGGCCCGGCTCGGCGGCAAGACCGCCTGA
- a CDS encoding cysteine--tRNA ligase: MPLKLHNTLTRRKEEFLPLDPNHVRMYVCGNTVYDLAHIGNARPVIVFDVLNRLLRRLYPRVTFVRNVTDVDDKIIKRSREAGEPIERLTERTTTDFQQDMRALGALEPDVEPRATQHIPQMIGMIEALIAKGHAYAADGHVLFSVPSMADYGQLSRHSRDELIAGARVDVAPYKKDPADFVLWKPSDAAQPGWDSPWGRGRPGWHIECSAMAKQYLGPVFDIHGGGQDLIFPHHENEIAQSRCAHGTPFMARTWLHNGMLTLEDVKMSKSLGNFFTVRDLLKAWPGEVLRYYMLTGIYRQPLSWTRAGLVEAKTALDRLYTALRSAAGAPALPRNDDVPLDVLAALEDDLNTPLALSHLHEQATALNKATKPAERAALAGKLRQSGALLGLLGDQPDAWFQRSASEVAGLDRETIDGLIADRLAARKAKNFREADRIRAELAAKGVALEDGPEGTTWKMQTAVASDA; the protein is encoded by the coding sequence ATGCCGCTCAAGCTCCACAACACGCTGACAAGGCGGAAGGAGGAATTCCTTCCGCTCGACCCGAACCATGTCCGCATGTATGTGTGCGGCAACACGGTCTACGACCTGGCGCATATCGGCAATGCGCGCCCGGTTATCGTCTTCGACGTGCTGAATCGCCTGCTCCGGCGGCTCTATCCGCGCGTGACCTTCGTGCGCAACGTCACCGACGTCGATGACAAGATCATCAAGCGATCACGCGAGGCGGGCGAGCCGATCGAGCGCCTGACGGAGCGGACGACGACCGACTTCCAGCAGGACATGCGGGCCTTGGGCGCGCTCGAGCCCGACGTTGAGCCGCGCGCCACCCAGCACATCCCGCAGATGATCGGGATGATCGAAGCCCTCATCGCCAAGGGGCACGCCTATGCGGCCGATGGTCACGTGCTGTTCAGCGTGCCTTCGATGGCGGACTACGGCCAGCTTTCCCGGCACAGCCGCGACGAGCTCATTGCCGGCGCCCGGGTGGACGTGGCGCCCTACAAGAAGGACCCGGCGGATTTCGTCTTGTGGAAGCCGTCGGATGCCGCGCAGCCCGGCTGGGATTCGCCCTGGGGCCGCGGTCGTCCGGGCTGGCACATCGAATGCTCGGCCATGGCCAAGCAGTATCTCGGGCCGGTCTTCGACATTCATGGCGGCGGCCAGGACCTGATCTTCCCCCATCATGAGAACGAGATCGCCCAGAGCCGTTGCGCCCACGGCACGCCCTTCATGGCGCGCACCTGGCTGCACAATGGCATGCTGACGCTCGAAGACGTGAAGATGTCGAAATCCCTCGGCAATTTCTTCACCGTCCGCGACTTGTTGAAGGCGTGGCCGGGCGAGGTGCTGCGCTACTACATGCTGACCGGAATCTATCGCCAGCCGCTCAGCTGGACGCGTGCCGGACTCGTAGAGGCGAAGACCGCGCTGGATCGGCTCTACACGGCGCTGCGCAGCGCTGCCGGCGCTCCGGCACTGCCCAGAAATGACGATGTCCCGCTCGATGTCCTGGCGGCGCTCGAAGACGATCTCAACACCCCCTTGGCCTTGAGCCACCTGCACGAGCAGGCGACAGCCCTCAACAAGGCGACCAAGCCTGCCGAGCGGGCCGCGCTCGCCGGCAAGCTTAGGCAGTCGGGCGCGCTCTTGGGCCTGTTGGGCGACCAGCCCGATGCCTGGTTCCAACGCTCGGCATCTGAAGTCGCCGGCTTGGACAGGGAAACCATTGACGGCCTGATCGCCGACCGTCTGGCCGCCCGCAAGGCCAAGAACTTCCGCGAGGCCGACCGCATCCGCGCCGAGCTCGCCGCCAAGGGCGTGGCGCTCGAGGATGGACCAGAGGGCACGACCTGGAAGATGCAAACCGCCGTAGCGAGCGACGCGTGA